A window of Candidatus Xiphinematobacter sp. Idaho Grape contains these coding sequences:
- a CDS encoding A/G-specific adenine glycosylase: MAQQKMERNLRAWFQKFGRDLPWRRTVDPYTILVSEIMLQQTQVKTVLRYFSRWMEKFPGIEILAKAPEDAVLGLWQGLGYYSRARNLHRAAKILAQLPMFPKTPAELKCLPGVGDYTAHAVVAFAFDACVPVVDANTARVLSRLFDYSRPVNTVTGIRDLREMAISLLPIKGGGRLHNSAIMELGALICKPRKPLCFQCPLRVECRARTPESRPVKRPHMLPQKVEDHRAFLYDEESIWLIRSSERWWVGLWILPTLRRRPSGPCDCIVKFSITRHEVTMRIWRCAVLAEDRRKLQKVALRDLEQMAMPAPHRRGVAAMVEMLHTGTYDKSSELASFS, from the coding sequence ATGGCCCAACAAAAGATGGAGCGCAATCTCCGTGCTTGGTTTCAAAAATTCGGCAGGGATTTACCGTGGAGACGCACTGTCGACCCCTACACTATTTTGGTCTCAGAAATCATGCTTCAGCAGACGCAGGTAAAAACTGTTCTGAGGTATTTTAGTCGTTGGATGGAAAAGTTTCCGGGTATTGAGATCTTAGCGAAAGCTCCTGAGGATGCTGTGCTTGGGTTATGGCAGGGATTGGGATACTATAGCCGCGCGCGCAATCTGCATCGAGCAGCCAAAATACTGGCGCAGCTTCCTATGTTTCCCAAAACCCCAGCAGAGTTAAAATGTTTGCCAGGCGTTGGTGACTACACTGCTCATGCAGTGGTTGCTTTCGCATTTGATGCCTGCGTGCCGGTGGTAGATGCTAATACTGCGCGTGTACTCAGCCGTTTGTTCGATTACTCTCGTCCAGTAAACACCGTTACCGGTATTCGCGATCTGCGTGAGATGGCGATTTCTCTTCTTCCTATCAAAGGTGGTGGGAGATTGCACAACTCTGCTATAATGGAGCTGGGTGCTTTGATTTGCAAACCGCGGAAACCCTTATGCTTTCAATGTCCACTACGTGTAGAGTGTCGGGCCCGCACTCCGGAGTCTAGGCCTGTCAAACGTCCTCACATGCTTCCTCAGAAGGTAGAAGATCATCGCGCATTCCTGTATGATGAGGAGTCAATTTGGCTCATTCGCTCTTCTGAGCGGTGGTGGGTTGGTTTGTGGATTCTACCCACCTTACGGAGAAGACCATCGGGTCCTTGCGACTGCATAGTTAAGTTTTCCATAACACGTCACGAGGTAACGATGCGGATTTGGAGGTGTGCAGTGCTAGCAGAGGATAGGAGGAAACTTCAGAAGGTTGCCTTAAGGGACTTAGAGCAAATGGCAATGCCAGCACCGCATCGGCGGGGGGTTGCAGCAATGGTAGAAATGCTTCATACTGGGACATATGACAAAAGTTCAGAGCTTGCTTCATTCTCCTGA
- the rnhC gene encoding ribonuclease HIII, translating into MRSLASQPLAIHTYTAPLTLRQVEKLRQILTLHGFQLAIQPHTVFCAQKDKLRIVVYQKGPKVLIQGKGIEDFVTFQLEPNVFEQASFGYTEAVQSELHAPHFGIDESGKGDFFGPLVIAGTYVDHSLAHIFSSLGVRDSKRISSDKRIRDLARQIRKSGAPSEVIAISPLKYNELFLRFGNLNKLLAWGHARVLENLCKKQPDCPYALSDQFADVSLLQQALMTYGKKLCLKQRTKAESDVAVAAASILAREKLIDWLDVASAQHALRLPRGASLAVKNAAVTAVEKHGLHILHKIAKIHFKTATEVSLLVRRSHLP; encoded by the coding sequence ATGCGGTCTCTAGCGTCTCAACCACTTGCTATTCACACTTACACTGCCCCACTCACCCTCCGTCAGGTTGAAAAGCTCCGCCAAATATTGACGCTCCACGGGTTTCAGCTTGCAATTCAGCCTCATACGGTCTTCTGCGCACAGAAGGATAAACTGCGCATAGTTGTCTACCAAAAGGGCCCAAAGGTACTCATCCAGGGCAAGGGTATCGAGGATTTCGTCACGTTTCAACTAGAACCTAATGTATTCGAACAGGCTTCTTTTGGCTATACTGAGGCAGTTCAATCGGAACTCCATGCACCACATTTTGGTATTGATGAAAGTGGGAAAGGCGACTTTTTTGGCCCCCTAGTCATCGCTGGGACCTACGTGGACCACAGCCTTGCGCACATCTTTTCCTCACTTGGAGTGCGAGATAGCAAGCGTATTTCTTCAGATAAACGTATCCGCGACCTCGCACGGCAAATCCGCAAATCTGGCGCCCCGTCGGAGGTCATTGCCATCTCGCCACTGAAATACAACGAACTATTTCTCCGATTTGGCAACCTAAACAAGCTTCTCGCGTGGGGCCACGCTCGCGTTCTGGAAAATCTCTGCAAAAAACAGCCGGATTGTCCATACGCCCTGTCTGACCAATTTGCAGATGTGAGCCTTCTTCAGCAAGCCTTAATGACTTATGGTAAAAAGCTTTGCCTTAAACAACGTACTAAAGCAGAATCAGATGTCGCAGTAGCTGCCGCTTCTATCCTAGCTAGGGAAAAACTTATCGACTGGCTAGATGTCGCGTCTGCACAGCATGCTCTTCGTCTTCCGCGTGGTGCCTCTCTGGCTGTTAAAAATGCTGCCGTGACTGCTGTAGAAAAGCATGGCCTGCATATTCTTCACAAAATTGCAAAGATTCACTTTAAAACTGCTACGGAAGTTTCGCTTCTTGTCCGCCGTTCTCATTTGCCCTAG
- the dnaK gene encoding molecular chaperone DnaK, with product MSKSSKILGIDLGTTNSCMAVMEGGEPLVLENSEGARTTPSVVAFSKNGERLVGQSAKRQAATNPANTIFSVKRFMGRKFDEIQDELHRIPYKVIKSANGDAHIQVEVEGEIRTFSPPEISAIILAKLKADAEDKLGESITQAVITVPAYFNDSQRNATKDAGRIAGLEVLRIINEPTAASLAYGLDKKKDEKIAVYDLGGGTFDISALEIGDGVFEVRATNGDTHLGGDDWDNRIMDWVIKEFQTDVGMDLSRQKDAIQRIKEEAEKAKIALSSTQEYEISLPFITADASGPKHIQKKLTRAKLEQLTDDLFERTIKPVENCLRDAKWEKSNIEELVLVGGMTRMPKVVGTARQLISKEPHKGVNPDEVVAVGAAIQGGVLKGDVKDILLLDVTPLTLAIETAGGIATAMIPRNTTIPTRRSQVFSTYSDNQPGVEVKVLQGERPLARDDKQLGVFHLDGIPPAPRGVPQIEVTFDIDANGILSVSAKDLGSGREQKISITGSSGLSKEDIEKAQHAAAAHAEEDRKMREEIETRNNADNLAYQCEKQLRELDVKADSETRKTVEEAIAQVRAALKEGDINAVTKAYDNLQQKFQAVSAELYKRAASSQTPDTSSSSDSGDATPQTGGKQGGNVVDAEFEMMDEDKKKRPEE from the coding sequence ATGTCTAAATCCTCTAAAATCTTAGGAATTGACTTGGGAACGACGAATTCGTGCATGGCAGTTATGGAAGGTGGAGAGCCTCTGGTATTAGAAAATTCTGAAGGCGCTAGAACCACACCCTCAGTGGTGGCCTTTTCCAAGAATGGAGAGCGTCTAGTAGGACAATCTGCCAAACGGCAAGCCGCTACCAATCCAGCTAATACCATATTCAGTGTCAAGCGGTTTATGGGTCGCAAATTCGATGAGATACAAGACGAGCTGCACCGCATTCCATATAAGGTTATTAAATCAGCTAACGGCGACGCCCACATCCAAGTCGAGGTAGAGGGTGAGATAAGAACGTTCTCCCCCCCCGAAATTTCGGCGATCATCCTAGCAAAGCTTAAAGCTGATGCCGAGGATAAACTGGGAGAAAGTATCACACAGGCAGTAATTACTGTTCCAGCCTATTTCAATGACTCACAGAGAAATGCAACCAAAGATGCTGGGCGTATTGCTGGCCTGGAAGTTTTGCGCATCATTAACGAACCTACGGCAGCCTCTTTGGCTTATGGTCTTGACAAGAAAAAAGATGAGAAAATAGCGGTTTACGATCTTGGAGGAGGCACGTTTGACATTTCCGCATTGGAAATAGGTGACGGCGTTTTTGAAGTGCGTGCCACTAACGGTGACACCCATCTTGGAGGGGATGATTGGGATAACCGCATTATGGATTGGGTTATAAAGGAATTTCAAACAGATGTAGGAATGGATCTTTCTAGGCAAAAAGATGCCATCCAGCGCATTAAAGAAGAAGCCGAAAAAGCAAAAATCGCCCTTTCTAGCACTCAAGAATATGAAATCAGCCTGCCCTTTATCACGGCAGATGCTTCTGGGCCAAAGCATATTCAGAAGAAGCTCACTCGCGCAAAATTAGAGCAGCTGACGGATGACCTATTCGAGCGTACCATTAAACCAGTGGAGAACTGTCTAAGGGACGCGAAATGGGAAAAGTCCAATATTGAAGAACTGGTCCTTGTAGGGGGTATGACCAGGATGCCGAAAGTAGTTGGAACTGCGCGGCAGCTTATCAGCAAGGAACCTCACAAGGGTGTAAATCCGGATGAAGTAGTAGCAGTAGGAGCAGCAATTCAGGGGGGTGTACTTAAGGGGGATGTGAAAGATATCCTGCTCTTGGATGTTACTCCTCTTACCCTTGCTATTGAAACTGCTGGAGGTATAGCTACAGCGATGATTCCCCGTAATACTACAATTCCTACGCGTAGGTCTCAGGTGTTTTCGACTTACTCTGATAATCAGCCTGGAGTAGAAGTTAAGGTTCTACAGGGGGAACGCCCGCTGGCCCGCGATGATAAACAGCTTGGCGTATTCCATTTGGATGGAATACCACCGGCTCCCCGTGGTGTCCCGCAAATTGAGGTGACATTTGATATCGATGCCAACGGAATTCTCAGTGTGTCTGCTAAAGATCTAGGAAGTGGGAGGGAACAGAAGATTTCTATTACAGGATCTAGTGGCCTTAGCAAGGAAGACATCGAAAAAGCCCAGCATGCTGCGGCAGCCCATGCTGAGGAAGATCGTAAGATGCGGGAGGAAATCGAAACCCGAAACAATGCTGACAACCTTGCCTATCAATGTGAGAAGCAGCTAAGAGAGCTTGATGTCAAAGCAGATAGTGAGACCAGAAAAACTGTCGAAGAGGCAATTGCCCAAGTCCGAGCGGCTCTTAAGGAAGGTGACATAAATGCCGTTACTAAAGCGTACGACAATCTGCAGCAGAAGTTTCAAGCAGTCAGTGCTGAACTTTATAAAAGGGCTGCTTCTTCTCAAACGCCAGACACATCCAGCAGCTCTGACTCTGGAGATGCGACACCTCAGACTGGAGGTAAGCAGGGTGGAAATGTCGTCGATGCAGAATTTGAAATGATGGATGAAGACAAAAAGAAACGTCCGGAAGAGTAG
- the groES gene encoding co-chaperone GroES — protein sequence MAASNFKPLADRVLVKPSDEKEQVKHGIIIPDSAKEKPQEGKVMALGTGKIDDNGRRIEFTVKVGDTVLISKYGGTEVQLNDEKYLILREDDILGVIGI from the coding sequence ATGGCAGCTAGTAACTTTAAGCCTCTTGCTGACAGGGTACTTGTAAAGCCCAGCGACGAGAAGGAACAAGTGAAACACGGCATCATTATCCCGGACTCGGCCAAGGAAAAGCCACAGGAGGGAAAAGTGATGGCACTTGGAACTGGAAAAATCGATGATAACGGTAGGCGGATTGAGTTTACCGTCAAAGTTGGGGATACAGTTCTCATCTCAAAATATGGTGGTACAGAAGTACAGCTCAATGATGAAAAGTATCTCATTCTTCGTGAAGATGACATTTTGGGAGTTATTGGTATTTAG
- the groL gene encoding chaperonin GroEL (60 kDa chaperone family; promotes refolding of misfolded polypeptides especially under stressful conditions; forms two stacked rings of heptamers to form a barrel-shaped 14mer; ends can be capped by GroES; misfolded proteins enter the barrel where they are refolded when GroES binds), giving the protein MAAKQLLFDEEARQALLRGISKLSKAVKATLGPSGRNIILDKKFGSPTITKDGVTVAKEIELEDPYENMGAQLVREVASKTSDLAGDGTTTATVLAEAIYREGLKNVTAGANPTQIQRGIQKAVDALVKEIGQISKKVKDSTEIAQVATVSANWDSTIGQIIADAMEKVGKDGTITVEENKSIETVLEVVEGMQFDKGYLSPYFATNTESMEVALENAYVLIHEKKISSLKDLLPLLEKIAKAGRPLLVIAEDVEGEALATLVVNKLRGTLQVAAVKAPGFGDRRKAILEDIAILTGGRCLTEDLGIRLENVQVEDLGRAKRITIDKENTTIVEGEGKSSDIQGRVAQIRRLIEETTSDYDREKLQERLAKLAGGVAVINVGAATETEMKEKKARVEDALHATRAAVEEGIVPGGGVALIRVQRVLDSLHFEGDERIGSNIIRRAIEFPLRQLADNAGKEGALIVEEVKKRKGNDGYNVAADSYEDLVRAGVVDPAKVTRTALQNAASISGLLLTTEGLVTEIPEKEKPVTPPAPGGMGGMDY; this is encoded by the coding sequence ATGGCAGCGAAACAATTACTGTTTGACGAAGAAGCTAGGCAGGCTCTCCTGCGCGGTATATCAAAACTGTCCAAGGCAGTTAAGGCGACTCTTGGTCCTTCAGGTCGAAATATTATCTTGGACAAGAAATTTGGAAGCCCAACTATCACTAAAGATGGTGTAACTGTTGCGAAGGAAATTGAGCTAGAAGATCCATATGAGAATATGGGTGCTCAACTGGTACGCGAAGTAGCCTCCAAGACTTCTGATTTGGCAGGTGATGGTACCACAACTGCAACGGTGCTCGCCGAGGCAATCTATCGCGAGGGGTTGAAAAATGTAACCGCAGGTGCGAACCCTACCCAAATTCAGCGTGGCATCCAAAAGGCAGTTGATGCTCTTGTCAAGGAGATTGGCCAGATTTCTAAAAAGGTTAAAGACAGCACTGAAATCGCCCAGGTAGCGACTGTCTCTGCCAACTGGGACTCTACTATTGGACAGATCATAGCTGACGCCATGGAGAAGGTTGGTAAGGATGGCACCATTACGGTTGAAGAGAACAAATCGATTGAAACTGTCTTAGAAGTGGTAGAGGGTATGCAGTTCGATAAGGGGTATCTTTCTCCATACTTTGCAACTAACACTGAAAGCATGGAGGTAGCTTTGGAGAATGCTTATGTTCTTATCCATGAGAAGAAAATTAGCAGCTTGAAGGACTTGCTTCCCTTGCTTGAAAAGATAGCAAAAGCCGGTCGTCCGCTTCTGGTTATTGCTGAAGATGTAGAAGGAGAGGCTCTTGCTACACTGGTAGTGAATAAGTTACGTGGTACACTGCAGGTTGCTGCCGTTAAAGCCCCTGGATTTGGAGATCGCCGTAAGGCAATTCTTGAAGACATCGCTATTCTTACTGGTGGGCGTTGCCTTACAGAAGATTTGGGTATACGGCTAGAGAACGTTCAGGTCGAGGATTTAGGGCGTGCCAAGCGGATCACGATTGACAAAGAAAACACTACCATCGTGGAGGGGGAGGGTAAGAGCTCAGATATTCAAGGTCGTGTGGCCCAAATTCGTCGTCTAATTGAAGAGACTACCAGTGACTACGACCGTGAAAAACTACAAGAGCGTCTCGCTAAACTTGCAGGGGGGGTAGCTGTCATCAATGTAGGCGCCGCTACGGAGACTGAAATGAAGGAAAAGAAAGCTCGTGTTGAGGATGCGCTACACGCTACCCGTGCAGCTGTTGAGGAAGGTATCGTTCCCGGTGGTGGAGTTGCCCTCATCCGAGTACAGAGGGTCTTGGATAGCCTTCACTTCGAGGGGGATGAAAGAATCGGTTCGAATATTATTCGTCGGGCCATCGAATTTCCACTGCGTCAGCTGGCTGACAATGCTGGAAAGGAAGGCGCTTTGATTGTTGAAGAGGTGAAAAAACGTAAAGGCAATGATGGCTATAATGTAGCCGCCGATTCCTACGAAGACCTCGTGAGAGCTGGTGTGGTAGATCCTGCTAAAGTAACTCGCACTGCGCTGCAGAATGCTGCTTCTATCAGTGGGCTTCTTCTCACTACGGAGGGCCTTGTTACAGAGATTCCAGAGAAAGAGAAGCCAGTGACACCACCTGCTCCAGGCGGAATGGGAGGTATGGACTACTGA
- the rsfS gene encoding ribosome silencing factor: MRERFGVIEMCAHAASEKKAENLVLLDLRGISSWTDFFLIGSALSEPQLKAIASSIREQLRDRLQLQPLSVSGSPASQWIVIDYGGVVAHLFLKEKREFYAIENLWRDAPRLRGPWLDR; this comes from the coding sequence ATGAGAGAGAGATTTGGTGTGATAGAAATGTGTGCCCATGCAGCTTCTGAAAAGAAGGCAGAGAACTTAGTGCTCTTAGATTTACGTGGCATCTCCTCATGGACGGATTTCTTTCTCATTGGTAGCGCGCTCTCGGAGCCACAACTCAAGGCGATTGCTTCTTCTATCCGCGAGCAACTAAGGGATCGCCTGCAGCTGCAACCATTGTCAGTAAGTGGCTCGCCTGCTAGCCAATGGATAGTGATCGACTACGGTGGAGTGGTAGCACACCTTTTTCTAAAAGAGAAGCGGGAATTTTATGCTATTGAGAACCTTTGGCGAGATGCTCCTCGCCTGAGGGGCCCATGGCTGGATCGTTAG
- the nadD gene encoding nicotinate (nicotinamide) nucleotide adenylyltransferase, translating into MKIGLYGGSFNPIHHGHLILARDALEQLSLDKVVFILAKVSPFKLSLPSPVPGKFRAHLLEVALKGEPELEWDDCELGRDGPSYAIDTVRQMRRRYPTAEFFYFIGDDHLPTLSKWKEYKTLCRQIHFVVLSRGAVTSGTTTFPTIRRRLDISSSEIRNRLSRGYSIRYLLPEPVHELLLSSRWYRTCFHLEDGWKDL; encoded by the coding sequence ATGAAGATTGGTCTTTACGGCGGGAGCTTTAACCCCATCCATCATGGTCACTTAATTTTGGCTCGAGATGCCCTAGAGCAATTAAGCCTAGACAAAGTGGTTTTTATCCTTGCCAAAGTTTCCCCATTCAAACTCTCCTTGCCTTCTCCTGTTCCAGGTAAGTTTCGTGCTCACCTACTTGAAGTCGCTCTTAAAGGAGAGCCTGAATTGGAATGGGACGATTGTGAGTTGGGACGCGACGGTCCCTCCTATGCCATTGATACAGTCCGTCAGATGCGAAGACGTTATCCTACTGCAGAATTTTTTTACTTCATTGGGGACGACCATCTCCCTACTCTTTCCAAGTGGAAAGAGTATAAGACATTGTGTCGTCAGATCCATTTTGTCGTCTTGAGCAGGGGAGCGGTTACATCGGGGACTACCACTTTTCCTACCATTAGGAGGAGACTGGACATTTCCTCCTCAGAGATACGGAACCGACTTTCTCGAGGCTACTCGATCCGATACCTACTCCCAGAGCCTGTTCATGAGCTGCTGCTTAGCTCTAGGTGGTATCGGACTTGCTTTCATCTGGAAGATGGATGGAAGGACCTGTAG
- a CDS encoding ribonuclease H-like domain-containing protein, whose protein sequence is MGEGDPAAGGFYYKFVTKDIVYFDLETQRTAGDVGGWNRKQLMKVSLAVIFSTKDGNYTIYPEKQVGELVTRLQRADMVVGYNILHFDYEVLMGYTVLDLPHYLPTLDLMVDVERAVGHRLALNALAQATLGIGKIADGLDAIRWWREGKLLQIAEYCCFDVKVTRLVHEYALQHGELFYTDRFFRKRKISVNWRCL, encoded by the coding sequence ATGGGAGAAGGGGACCCAGCCGCTGGCGGATTCTATTATAAATTTGTGACAAAAGACATAGTTTACTTTGACTTGGAAACGCAGAGGACAGCAGGTGATGTAGGGGGATGGAATCGTAAGCAGTTAATGAAAGTGTCCTTGGCAGTAATATTTAGTACCAAGGATGGAAACTATACTATTTACCCAGAAAAACAGGTGGGGGAATTAGTTACACGGCTTCAACGGGCGGATATGGTAGTCGGCTACAATATCCTCCACTTTGACTATGAAGTTCTTATGGGATATACGGTCTTGGACCTGCCGCACTATCTGCCAACGTTAGATTTAATGGTCGATGTAGAAAGGGCAGTCGGACACCGTTTGGCATTGAATGCACTAGCTCAGGCAACATTGGGTATTGGGAAGATAGCAGATGGATTGGATGCTATTCGATGGTGGAGGGAGGGAAAACTCCTACAGATTGCGGAGTACTGTTGTTTTGACGTAAAGGTAACCCGCTTGGTACATGAATATGCTCTCCAGCATGGAGAATTGTTCTATACGGACCGTTTTTTTCGTAAGCGGAAAATTTCCGTCAATTGGCGCTGCTTATAA
- a CDS encoding ferritin family protein: protein MRTFESLNSKEILALAISLEEEDARIYRNFADALQSTHPKKASDYGKLGREESGHRRHLLEIYQTLFGFTTIPSIRRRDIRGFISRNPVWLIHPFNAETAAREAETIETETKHFYELAARKSDDITIQQLLEDLAEAERSHELSVKRLRRAEEKKANNARLFVLQVVQPGLVGLMDGSVSTLAPVFAAALATHRSWETFLVGLAASVGAGISMGFAEALSDDGSLTGRGQPWARGGVCGLMTILGGIGHTLPYLIIHEITIATPVAIGVVVVELFTIAWVRHRYMAIPWTSALFQVVAGGLLVFFAGMLIGNA, encoded by the coding sequence ATGAGAACCTTCGAAAGCCTGAATTCCAAAGAAATTCTCGCCCTCGCAATTTCTTTGGAGGAAGAAGATGCAAGAATTTACAGAAACTTCGCAGATGCACTCCAATCTACTCACCCTAAGAAAGCTTCTGACTATGGAAAACTTGGAAGAGAAGAAAGTGGCCACCGTCGCCATCTCCTAGAAATCTATCAAACACTCTTTGGTTTCACCACTATACCCTCTATTCGCCGACGAGACATTCGAGGTTTTATATCTCGTAACCCTGTTTGGCTAATTCATCCATTCAACGCTGAAACAGCTGCACGTGAGGCGGAAACCATAGAAACAGAAACCAAGCATTTTTATGAACTCGCCGCTCGGAAGAGCGATGATATCACGATCCAGCAACTTCTAGAAGATCTTGCTGAGGCAGAACGTTCTCACGAACTTAGTGTTAAACGACTGCGGCGGGCAGAAGAAAAGAAAGCGAATAACGCACGTCTCTTCGTGTTGCAAGTAGTTCAGCCAGGGCTTGTGGGGCTAATGGACGGCTCCGTTTCTACGCTCGCTCCAGTATTTGCCGCTGCTTTAGCAACACATAGAAGCTGGGAAACGTTTCTGGTGGGGCTTGCCGCCAGTGTAGGTGCTGGAATTAGTATGGGATTTGCAGAGGCCCTTTCCGACGACGGAAGTCTCACCGGTCGCGGTCAACCATGGGCCCGTGGAGGTGTCTGCGGACTCATGACTATCCTTGGGGGAATTGGCCACACTCTCCCCTACTTGATAATCCATGAGATAACCATTGCTACTCCTGTTGCCATTGGTGTAGTCGTGGTGGAGCTTTTTACCATTGCATGGGTGCGGCACAGGTATATGGCCATCCCATGGACCTCAGCGCTTTTCCAGGTGGTTGCTGGAGGGTTGCTGGTTTTCTTCGCTGGCATGCTCATTGGAAATGCCTAG
- the def gene encoding peptide deformylase, producing MILKIVSYGHPTLRVKGKNVAQINKRILRLVADMTETVINANGIGLAAQQVGSPLQLFVLNLPQDTCLNAMFPAVGSAPSQLSMPAVVVNPKIETYGGIVYALEGCLSFPIAEGSYPIQGLVPRPSRVFLHAQNLEGKKMEFHAAGLLARAIQHEFDHLQGVLFIDRMDPGTLEELRPAVERLLKLKTEN from the coding sequence ATGATTCTGAAAATTGTCAGCTATGGACACCCTACTCTTCGTGTGAAGGGTAAAAATGTCGCCCAGATAAACAAGCGTATTCTTCGACTTGTGGCAGATATGACCGAAACTGTGATCAATGCAAACGGGATTGGCTTAGCAGCTCAACAAGTGGGGTCGCCCTTGCAGCTTTTTGTGTTAAACCTACCTCAAGACACATGCCTAAACGCAATGTTCCCAGCCGTAGGCTCTGCTCCCTCTCAGCTCTCAATGCCAGCTGTGGTGGTGAATCCGAAAATCGAAACCTATGGGGGGATAGTGTATGCCCTGGAGGGATGTCTTAGTTTTCCGATTGCAGAGGGATCCTATCCCATTCAAGGGCTGGTACCTCGTCCTTCTCGCGTTTTTCTCCATGCGCAAAATTTGGAGGGAAAAAAGATGGAATTTCATGCCGCAGGGCTACTAGCCCGTGCTATTCAGCATGAATTTGACCACCTTCAAGGGGTCCTTTTTATAGACCGCATGGATCCAGGTACCCTAGAGGAGCTAAGACCTGCTGTAGAAAGGTTGCTTAAGCTCAAGACCGAGAATTAA
- the tyrS gene encoding tyrosine--tRNA ligase, whose protein sequence is MRSDIFTTLAGNCLQILKPEELQIRLAANRPLRVKFGVDPTTPDIHLGHTIALDKLRQFQEAGHDSILIMGDFTATVGDPSGRSISRPKLTYEEIMSNALTYQKQVFKILDQEQTHVVFNSKWFRTMSLEKIIHLNSLVTIQQILRREDFRDRINQGFPIRLHEVQYPIMQGWDSVQVLADIELGGTDQLFNIMVGRHLQKEEGLLQQIAMLLPLLEGMDGIQKMSKSLNNAIGIAETPEVMFGKLMSIPDAITGRYYELLLRDSIPSSSIHPMDAKRELARRIVSKYHSWEAARVALESFNLRFSKRNLEGLNLPPYSLAKGKYDPTSIVISVYSRCFGIHKSRGAVRRLIEQGSVRWRGEKISDPHVQFTFDSSGILKLDRTHAVRLSV, encoded by the coding sequence ATGAGATCCGATATTTTTACAACTCTTGCCGGTAACTGCTTGCAGATCCTTAAACCAGAGGAGTTACAGATCAGACTAGCAGCAAACCGTCCTCTTAGAGTAAAATTTGGAGTGGATCCTACTACACCGGATATTCATCTTGGCCACACTATCGCTCTCGATAAACTACGCCAGTTTCAAGAAGCAGGCCATGACAGCATCTTGATCATGGGAGATTTTACAGCCACAGTCGGGGATCCTAGTGGGCGCTCGATTTCCCGTCCCAAATTGACTTATGAGGAAATCATGTCCAATGCTCTTACCTATCAAAAACAAGTATTCAAGATTCTTGATCAAGAACAGACGCATGTTGTCTTCAACAGCAAGTGGTTCAGAACAATGTCGCTTGAAAAGATAATCCATCTGAATAGCCTTGTTACTATTCAGCAAATCCTCCGAAGGGAAGATTTTAGGGATCGCATAAATCAAGGGTTCCCTATACGCCTCCATGAAGTTCAGTATCCAATTATGCAGGGATGGGACTCCGTGCAAGTCCTGGCAGATATTGAATTGGGTGGGACGGATCAGCTCTTTAATATTATGGTGGGGAGGCATCTGCAAAAAGAAGAGGGGCTGCTTCAGCAGATTGCCATGCTTCTTCCGCTGTTGGAAGGGATGGATGGTATCCAAAAAATGAGTAAGAGTCTTAACAATGCCATAGGTATCGCAGAAACTCCGGAGGTGATGTTTGGAAAGCTCATGAGTATTCCAGACGCCATAACGGGGCGCTATTACGAATTATTACTTCGCGACTCCATCCCCTCATCCAGCATCCATCCTATGGATGCCAAGAGGGAACTCGCTCGTCGGATAGTCAGTAAATACCACTCATGGGAAGCGGCGAGAGTAGCTCTGGAAAGCTTTAACCTTAGATTCAGTAAGAGAAACCTTGAGGGCCTTAACCTCCCCCCCTACTCCCTTGCAAAAGGGAAATATGATCCGACATCGATTGTTATCTCGGTCTATTCCAGGTGTTTTGGCATACATAAATCTCGCGGAGCAGTACGGCGTCTCATCGAGCAAGGTAGTGTACGATGGAGAGGGGAAAAAATTTCTGATCCGCATGTACAATTTACCTTTGATTCCTCAGGAATTCTCAAGCTAGATAGAACGCACGCAGTCCGTTTATCCGTTTAA